In Triplophysa rosa linkage group LG7, Trosa_1v2, whole genome shotgun sequence, the following proteins share a genomic window:
- the LOC130556662 gene encoding focal adhesion kinase 1-like, producing the protein MRVFESGGCWMALTAASHRQSVVYMEKRRCSPFPLCWAGEYDRHLAHSKGMATAYLEPNLNHTLGGGAKARLSAGTERAPGAPDRVLKVFHHFENNSERSTWSSNIRHGDATDVRGIIQKIVDIHKVKHVACFGLRLTHVPSGDIHWLHPDMGVSHVRETYEQNHPQDEWRYADVISAVCRGLSRLSRLSGGADGSLCVVRYRMHFLSGRVECRSEVTSGSDIVCASLLGMRLPTMPFSHIESNLTCLCWICVLLFCCVTPFSLYQAKALRKQIQQTFKQFANLNDEQSILTFLEILTSVYRFDKECFRCALGSSWVISVDLAIGPEEGISYLTDKGSTPTHLANFTQVQSIQYSCVEERERKGVLQLDVAGAPEPLTISTSNFTTAENMADLIDGYCRLLSAVSQSFIIRPQKEGERALPSIPKVSNNEKRLEGIRAGVRAISVSDSELQTPIRSTKARRFLLPFVLCSHESHPQGTCSLPARSLVCVCVLSMLSNISCLSCTHAAGVQISNTETTS; encoded by the exons ATGCGGGTGTTTGAGAGCGGAGGGTGCTGGATGGCCCTCACAGCAGCTTCACACAGACAGTCAGTCGTCTATATGGAGAAAAGACGATGTAGCCCTTTCCCCTTATGCTGGGCTGGAG AATATGACAGACACCTAGCACACAGCAAAGGCATGGCGACGGCATACCTGGAGCCCAACCTCAACCACACCCTGGGGGGCGGAGCCAAGGCTCGCCTCAGCGCAGGGACGGAGCGGGCTCCCGGAGCACCTGACCGCGTCCTGAAGGTCTTCCATCATTTCGAGAACAACAGTGAACGCAGCACTTGGTCCAGCAACATCCGACATGGAGATGCAACAGACGTCAGG GGAATCATTCAGAAGATTGTGGACATTCATAAAGTCAAACACGTGGCTTGTTTCGGGCTGCGTCTCACTCACGTCCCGTCGGGCGACATCCACTGGCTCCACCCTGATATGGGCGTGTCTCACGTGAGGGAGACGTATGAACAGAACCACCCCCAGGATGAGTGGAg GTACGCTGATGTCATCTCTGCCGTATGTCGAGGTCTGTCGCGGCTGTCCAGACTCAGTGGAGGTGCTGATGGatctct ATGTGTGGTCAGATACCGCATGCATTTCCTGTCAGGACGGGTGGAGTGTCGCTCTGAAGTGACCAGCGGCTCTGATATCGTCTGTGCATCTCTGCTGGGAATGCGATTACCCACAATGCCCTTCAGT CATATTGAGTCTAATCTAACCTGCTTGTGTTGGATTTGCGTATTGTTGTTCTGTTGTGTAACTCCGTTTTCTCTCTATCAGGCCAAAGCCCTGAGGAAACAGATCCAACAAACCTTCAAGCAGTTTGCCAACCTGAACGATGAGCAGAGCATTCTGACGTTTCTTGAGATCCTGACATCGGTGTACAGATTTGATAAAGAATGCTTCAGATGTGCTCTGGGG tcgaGTTGGGTTATATCGGTGGATCTTGCTATCGGTCCAGAGGAGGGAATCAGTTACCTGACAGACAAGGGCTCAACC CCGACGCACCTGGCTAACTTCACTCAGGTACAGAGTATTCAATACTCGTGtgtggaggagagagagaggaagggcGTCCTACAGCTGGATGTGGCAGGAGCTCCTGag CCTCTCACCATCAGCACATCAAACTTCACCACCGCAGAGAACATGGCTGACCTCATCGACGGCTACTGTCGACTGCTCAGTGCCGTCAGCCAGTCCTTCATCATCAGACCTCAGAAAG AGGGTGAGAGAGCTCTTCCGTCCATTCCAAA AGTTAGCAACAATGAGAAGCGGCTTGAGGGAATTCGTGCAGGTGTTCGAGCTATCTCTGTGTCAG ACTCTGAGCTTCAGACGCCCATCAGATCTACTAAAGCCCGACGCTTTCTCCTGCCGTTTGTTCTCTGTTCCCACGAGTCTCACCCTCAGGGTACCTGCTCTCTTCCCGCGCGCtcgctcgtgtgtgtgtgtgttcttagcATGCTCTCTAACATCTCATGTTTATCATGCACTCATGCAGCAGGTGTTCAGATATCAAACACTGAAACCACAAGCTAG